GCTGTGCCCAATAATCCAAATTTATTGCTTCTTCATCAGATATCCAGTTGCCTGATATATTTGAAATAAAGCGTATTTTAGGCAAATTAAATTGAAGTGTTTTTAAAACTTCTTTAAATTTTGGCAGCATTTTTTCCATTTGTTGAGAGTGAAAAGCATGAGAAGTATTTAACATTTTTGTTTCAATATTCTGAGCTGAAAGTATCTTTTGCAAATGCTCTATAGCTTTATTAGAACCAGAAACGACACATGCGTTTTTACTATTCACTGCAGCTAATGAGAGGTCATTTTCTAAATAATTTTTTAATTCATTTTCATTCATTGCGACGGAAAGCATTTTTCCATTTTCTAATTCCTGCATGTATTTTCCGCGCAAGCAAACAATTTTAAGCGCATCTTGTAAACTAAATACTTCAGCAATACAGGCTGCAACATATTCACCAATACTGTGCCCAATCATTGCGTCTGGTTTTATACCAAAATGTAGCAAAAGTTTTGCTAAACAATATTCAATTGTAAATAAAGCTGGCTGTGTTACAAATGTTTGATGCAAAATTTCATTTTTATCAAGACTCTCAGAAAATAAAATATTTGTAATGTTTAAATTTAAATACTTTTCAATAAACAAGCTACAAGTTTCAAAATTTTCTCTAAATATTTTTTCTTCATTATATAAGTTATAAGCCATATTTATATATTGAGTCCCTTGCCCTGGGAACATAAATGCGAGATCTATTTTATGTTGTGGCGTTTTATTGGAATAAATATATGTATTATTTTGATTTAAGATTTTATCAATACATTCTTTTCTGTCAGTTGCAATAAAAAAACTTCTAAATTTATATTCATTACGACCCATTTGCAAGGTATAAGCTATATCCGCAATATTTTCTTCATTTTTAGTTAAATAATTTGCTAAATTTAAATTTGTCTCTCTCAAAGCTTCTTCTGATTTTGCAGAAGTAATAAATATATGTTGGAAAAGAAATGATTCACTGCTATTTTTTGTTGGAGCTTCTTCAACTATGACATGTGCATTTGTTCCACCAATCCCAAAAGAACTCACGCCTGCTCTTCGAGGGAGAAAGCAATTATCCCAATCTTTCAATTTTTTATTTATATAAAATCCAGAGTTATTTAAATCAATTTTGGGGTTTGGTTTCTTAAAATGAATATTTGGTGGTATTTTTTTATTTTTTAATGATAAAATAACTTTGATCAGTCCTGCAATACCAGACGCTGTATTCAAATGACCTATATTTGTTTTAACTGACCCAATTCCACAATCGATATGATTTATTTTTTTACTTTCAAATGCCTCTTTGAGAGCACTGATTTCAATTGGATCTCCTAAGAGAGTGCCTGTGCCATGAGCCTCTACGTAAGAAATATGATCCGATGGTATATTTGCTATTTCAAGAGCATCTGCAATGACGCGTGCTTGCCCCTGCGGACTGGGCGCAGTGTATCCAATCTTTTCCGATCCATCATTGTTGGCTGCGCTTGAGCGAATGATACAATGAATTGTGTCATTGTCGGCGAGAGCTTCTTCTAAACGTTTTAGGACAATGATTCCGATTCCATTGCCCTCTACGGTCCCTTGGGCATTTTCATCAAAAGGTTTGCAATGACCATCAGGTGAAAGAATGCTTCCCTCTTGATATATATATCCTTCATCTTGTGTGACATTGATGGAAACACCGCCAGCCAAAGAGATATCGCTTTCAAAATTTAGAAGGCTTCTACACGCTTGATGAACCGCAATCAATGAAGTTGAACAGGTAGTGTTCACATCAATACTTGGTCCTGTTAAGTTAAGTTTATATGAAACAACTGTCGAGACTGAATCATTCCCATTTGAAATTTGTAATAATCCATGTGTGTTTATTAAATCTTTTCTTGGCAGAATATTAAAAAGTAAGTATGAACTTATAGCAGAACCCAAGTAAACTGATATTTTACCTTTGTATTTATTACTTACATAACCACTGTGCTCAAGAGCATTGACGGCACATTCTAGCACCAATCTTTGCTGAGGATCCATTATTTCTGCTTCTCTTGGAGAAAACCCAAAGTACTCTGCATCAAAATAATCAATTCCATTTAAGAATCCATATGCATTTATATGATTTTTATTTTTAGTTTTGAGTCCTTCTATTTTTCTTATGGATTCTTTTCCTTGCGAAAGATTATGCCAAAACTCCTCAATATTTTCTGCTTCTGGAAATCTTCCACTCAAGCCAATGACTGCAATTGATCCTACATATTCATCTAAATCAAGATTTGACATGCGATTTCCTTATATTCATAGAATTTCTTTGATTTTGGATAGCTTGACGTTGTTTTTGTGCAGAATTAATCATATATTCATCGATATTTGATTTTTTAAATTGGGAATTTAAATATTGAGACAAACTTTTCACTGTAGGATAATTAAAAAGCGTTATTACGTCCAGTTTATTTTTTATAAGATCTTCTATTTTTTTATGAACGGATAATATCATTAAAGAATGAGCTCCAAGATCAAAAAAGTTTTCTTCAATGCTTATTTCCTTTACACCTAGTGCTTCTTGCCAGATTTGAGCTATTTGTTTTTCAAAATCGCTTCTAGGTTTAAGTACATTGCTATTTTGACTCATTTTGTATTGCATTTTTCTAAGCTGATCTTTGTCAACCTTTCCATTTTTATTTAGTGGAATATCATCTAAAAATACATAATAGGTAGGAATCATATAATCAGGTAAATAATTTTTTAAAATCTCTCTAATATCTTTATCTGTAAAATTTCTTTGATTGTGATTGACAATGTATGCGATTAATAAATTTTCATTGCTGTTATTTTTTTCTGCTAAAACCACTGCATTTAATACATTTAAATACTTGACAATAACATTTTCAATTTCACCTAACTCTATGCGATAGCCGCGAATCTTAATTTGTTCATCTATTCTTCCAACAAATTCAATTTGTCCATTAATTAAACGGCGAGCAAGATCTCCT
The sequence above is drawn from the Fluviispira vulneris genome and encodes:
- a CDS encoding type I polyketide synthase; this encodes MSNLDLDEYVGSIAVIGLSGRFPEAENIEEFWHNLSQGKESIRKIEGLKTKNKNHINAYGFLNGIDYFDAEYFGFSPREAEIMDPQQRLVLECAVNALEHSGYVSNKYKGKISVYLGSAISSYLLFNILPRKDLINTHGLLQISNGNDSVSTVVSYKLNLTGPSIDVNTTCSTSLIAVHQACRSLLNFESDISLAGGVSINVTQDEGYIYQEGSILSPDGHCKPFDENAQGTVEGNGIGIIVLKRLEEALADNDTIHCIIRSSAANNDGSEKIGYTAPSPQGQARVIADALEIANIPSDHISYVEAHGTGTLLGDPIEISALKEAFESKKINHIDCGIGSVKTNIGHLNTASGIAGLIKVILSLKNKKIPPNIHFKKPNPKIDLNNSGFYINKKLKDWDNCFLPRRAGVSSFGIGGTNAHVIVEEAPTKNSSESFLFQHIFITSAKSEEALRETNLNLANYLTKNEENIADIAYTLQMGRNEYKFRSFFIATDRKECIDKILNQNNTYIYSNKTPQHKIDLAFMFPGQGTQYINMAYNLYNEEKIFRENFETCSLFIEKYLNLNITNILFSESLDKNEILHQTFVTQPALFTIEYCLAKLLLHFGIKPDAMIGHSIGEYVAACIAEVFSLQDALKIVCLRGKYMQELENGKMLSVAMNENELKNYLENDLSLAAVNSKNACVVSGSNKAIEHLQKILSAQNIETKMLNTSHAFHSQQMEKMLPKFKEVLKTLQFNLPKIRFISNISGNWISDEEAINLDYWAQHILKTVRFYDGLTTLIQNDMKIFIEVGPGRSLMNMLKSSFNSDVITLNTIPHAKEDKSSSLTFLETIGKLWLNGVAIKWENIYNREQRRRIPLPTYPFQRKRFWIDKTESTNIRKESVDWLYGKEWNSRSFEEIPANKIEEKKNIKYLFFLNNEYLKELKNLTGNNRDSFFAVQSEHFAQQEAYLYALDFSQASQCETLLKQLNLERNDVLRVVFIFKNININYILNMIKSLNKCKIYNKTQLTCVTEQAYFVNGLEKNLSYDKSLFVGILKAAVQEYSNMNYLHLDFDDLNNNINHIIPIINKEFSSEKLNNIKAYRNNIVWIPHFDKIKLPKNQNISHHLKSGGVYLITGGVGKIGLSLAETLGKKFNAKIILISKTEFPKEENWHKITECNDTSNTLLNKIKVLRRLKDEGIDILVLQANVANYIEMKNAFTQAEATFGTINGIIHAAGNLNEDSFKIIENLDETAIQSHFETKVEGVKVLEKILSLKTFDFCCLFSSISSILAGLGHAAYAAANIYIDEFVLMNKCYYLNTPLLSINWDAWYFSDKNLSHFEEKLIELTISKEEGCQIFLDIMTSGYLGRIIVSTHDLDERIEKWENPINKVDQISEKNLDANHSRPNLFNQYVAPRNEIEINIIQILESLLGIKGIGITDNFFELGGHSLLATKLTSQIRDNFKIEFSLQNLFENPTTIKIAEIVLQKKLTEIDEELLNKLIEDL